In a single window of the Balaenoptera acutorostrata chromosome 3, mBalAcu1.1, whole genome shotgun sequence genome:
- the LOC130707536 gene encoding basic salivary proline-rich protein 2-like has product MSAKDIESGGGDATDPFRPESPSDEEDEPSQSSNQASDGSPGKPPQGPPQGPDGSGSDPRDPPKDGGSNFSHKAGTAVHFP; this is encoded by the exons ATGTCAGCTAAAGACATAGAGAGCGGGGGAGGAGATGCCACTGACCCCTTCCGGCCGGAATCCCCCTCTGATG aggaGGATGAACCTTCCCAGTCATCCAACCAGGCCTCTGATGGTTCTCCTGGCAAGCCACCACAGGGGCCACCCCAGGGGCCAGATGGATCTGGCTCTGACCCCAGAGACCCACCCAAGGATGGAGGCAGCAATTTCTCCCATAAAGCAG gaACTGCCGTACATTTTCCATAG
- the LOC130707531 gene encoding uncharacterized protein C2orf78-like has product MGMGLKEIQPTNIRPPASTSAIGHPVSAQRITETSFQVMETSPLMKNSLGLQPPSQTAFLWTDRELVKMKHQSAGEREEENDGNRFWETIFTLCFVCSCMWDLRSPARD; this is encoded by the exons atgggaatgggactgaaggagattcagcccacaaatatccgaccaccagcttccacctctgcaatcggccaccctgtgtctgctcaacgcatcacagaaacaagttttcaag tgatggagacttccccgctgatgaaaaattccctgggattgcaacctccaagccagacagctttcctatggactgacagagaacttgtcaagatgaaacaccagtctgcgggagaaagggaagaagagaatgatggaaatcgtttctgggaaactatttttacattatgttttgtttgttcctg catgtgggatcttcgctccccagccagggattga